The Candidatus Dormiibacterota bacterium nucleotide sequence GCAGTCCGACGGGTGCGCGGGGTCGATCTCGCCGCTGATGCCGAACCTGTCGCCGGTGAACTCGCCCTGGGTGACCGTGCCGCTGCCGAGCAGGTGCCAGCCGGTGCTGCCGAACGAGAACATGCCCGCGGAGGTCCGGCCGTTGTCCCAGCGCACGGTGAAGTGGGCGGTGCCCTGCCCGGCGGCGCAGCTGAGCGAGCCCGTGCCCGCGCCGGTCAGCGTGCCCGACAGGATGGCGCCGTCGGCGAGCCGGCAGGGGCCGAGGTTCTGGGCCAGGGTGAAGCCGCCGTCCTGCGGGCTCGCGGTCACCCCCGGGGTGAACGCCACCCGTCCGAATCCGTAGCAGCCCTCAGGGCCCTGGCCCGCGGCGTGGGCCGCTCCCGGCAGCGCCACCCCCAGTCCGGTGCAGGCGACCACCACGGTCGCGGCCGCGGTGACAGCGGGCATCCGTCGCATCAGCTCATCCCTCCTTGGCGCCGGTGGCGCACGGGTCCTGTCTGGTGCCGCCGCACGGTGGCGACGGTGACCACGGTGTGGGCGAGGTCGCGGGCGCCCCGCTGGGCGCGCACCTCGAAGCCCGACGACGCCACCTCGGCGCGAAGCTCGCCGCGGGTCGGCCAGGAGCCGGCGCCGAGCAGGCGGGTGCCCGCCCCGCTCATCAGCCGGCTCATCGCCGGCGTGCGCGGGTTGATCATGGCGATCACCAGCAGGCCGCCGGGGCGGAGCACCCGGTGGAACTCGGCGAGCGCGGCGCGGCGATCGGGCAGGAAGTGGAAGGCCTGGGTGGTCACCACCGCGTCGAGGGCGCCGTCGCGCAGCGGCAGGCGGAGCGCGTCGCCCTGCACCCAGGCGCCGCGGACGCGTGCGGCGGCGCGCCGCAGCATCCCCATCGACAGGTCGCAGCCCACCACCCGCGGACCCCGGGCATCCGCACCGATCCGCGCGGCGAGGATGCCGGTGCCGCAGCCGACGTCGAGCACCCGGCGCGACCCCTCGGCCCGCAGCTCGGCGACGACCGCGTCGTGGGCGGCGCGGTACACCACCCGCTGCAGCGCCCCGGTGTCGTACAGGTGCGCGGCGCGGTCGAAGAAGCGCCGGACCCGCGGCGAGCCGGCGGTCACGGCGCGCCGCCGGGGGCGTCGGGGCGCGTCCGCCCGGAGAGGATCGCCTCGGCGAGGCGGATCACCACCGGCGCCTGCTCGGGGAGGTGCTCGATGCGGTCGAGGCGGGCGGCCTCGCGCACCAGCTC carries:
- a CDS encoding class I SAM-dependent methyltransferase, with the translated sequence MTAGSPRVRRFFDRAAHLYDTGALQRVVYRAAHDAVVAELRAEGSRRVLDVGCGTGILAARIGADARGPRVVGCDLSMGMLRRAAARVRGAWVQGDALRLPLRDGALDAVVTTQAFHFLPDRRAALAEFHRVLRPGGLLVIAMINPRTPAMSRLMSGAGTRLLGAGSWPTRGELRAEVASSGFEVRAQRGARDLAHTVVTVATVRRHQTGPVRHRRQGGMS